From the genome of Flavobacterium ovatum, one region includes:
- a CDS encoding beta-L-arabinofuranosidase domain-containing protein, producing the protein MKMKKTAIVFGAILLSSVSFAQNKGIVDNTNSPNVKLKSINIGDCHWTKGFWADKFKICEDKMLPYMGEVLMGDVGHGLNNFKYTAGLEKGKHKGFAWHDGDFYKWMEASSYVYAQNKDPKILKQLDDIIAIIAKAQMPNGYLQTTIQLSDNKIDPFENRKYHEMYNSGHLYTSACIHYRVTGKRNFLDIAVKHADNLYSVFFQDTKQYARFGFNQTQIMGLVELYRTTKDKKYLELAEKFINRRGTNGIEENSTTKGYPVGDMVQEYTPLRKSTEAVGHAVLALYYYAGAADVAAETGEKALVDALDRLWENVTEKKMYVTGAVGQTHYGASTNRQMIEEGFIDEYMMPNMTAYNETCANICNSMFSYRMMGLNGKSKYADVIENVLFNSALSGINLAGDKYYYSNPLRKIHGSRDYTKMNTEYPERQSYLECFCCPPNLVRTIAQVSGWAYSLSDNGVSVNLYGGNILDTKLVDGSKLKLEQVSNYPWDGNVKLTVNECKKGAFEMLLRIPNWAKGSKVMVNGADAGVEVVAGEFAKIDRKWKKGDVVTLEMPMEVTYMEGNGRIEEVRNQVAVKRGPVVYCAESTDLPKGTSILDVYLSGDNKFDVKYRPELLGGVTSITADMMIRKDKESNDMYHAVSKPVLESTKVSLVPYYTWSNRGDSEMSVFLPIIWK; encoded by the coding sequence ATGAAAATGAAAAAAACAGCAATAGTATTTGGTGCTATTTTGTTGTCATCTGTTTCTTTTGCTCAAAACAAAGGAATCGTTGATAATACAAACAGTCCAAACGTAAAGTTAAAGAGTATAAACATCGGAGATTGTCATTGGACCAAAGGTTTTTGGGCAGATAAATTTAAAATTTGTGAAGATAAAATGTTGCCTTATATGGGTGAAGTTTTGATGGGAGACGTAGGTCATGGTTTGAATAACTTCAAATATACCGCTGGTCTGGAGAAAGGAAAGCACAAAGGTTTTGCTTGGCATGATGGTGATTTTTACAAGTGGATGGAAGCATCTTCTTATGTGTATGCACAAAACAAAGATCCAAAAATTCTAAAGCAATTGGATGATATCATTGCGATTATTGCAAAAGCACAAATGCCAAATGGATATTTACAAACAACGATTCAATTAAGCGATAATAAGATTGATCCTTTCGAAAATCGTAAGTACCACGAAATGTATAACAGTGGTCACTTGTACACCAGTGCTTGTATTCATTACAGAGTTACAGGAAAAAGAAACTTCTTGGATATTGCTGTAAAGCATGCAGACAATTTGTATTCTGTTTTCTTTCAAGACACGAAACAATATGCTCGTTTTGGATTCAACCAAACTCAAATCATGGGGTTAGTAGAATTGTATCGTACTACAAAAGATAAAAAATACTTAGAATTAGCAGAGAAATTTATCAACCGTAGAGGTACTAATGGAATCGAAGAGAACTCAACTACCAAAGGATATCCAGTAGGAGACATGGTTCAAGAATATACACCTTTACGTAAATCTACAGAAGCAGTAGGACACGCCGTATTGGCATTGTATTACTATGCTGGTGCTGCCGATGTAGCTGCAGAAACAGGTGAAAAAGCATTAGTTGATGCCTTAGACAGACTTTGGGAAAATGTTACCGAAAAGAAAATGTATGTTACTGGAGCGGTAGGCCAAACGCACTACGGAGCTTCGACTAACAGACAAATGATTGAAGAAGGTTTCATCGACGAATACATGATGCCAAATATGACAGCCTACAACGAAACTTGTGCTAATATTTGTAACTCCATGTTCAGTTACCGTATGATGGGATTGAACGGAAAGTCAAAATATGCCGATGTAATCGAAAATGTATTGTTCAATAGTGCACTTTCAGGAATTAACCTTGCAGGGGATAAATATTATTATTCAAACCCATTGCGTAAAATTCATGGTTCTAGAGATTACACCAAAATGAATACAGAATACCCAGAACGCCAATCGTACTTAGAGTGTTTCTGTTGTCCTCCAAACTTAGTGCGTACAATTGCACAAGTATCAGGATGGGCGTATAGCTTATCTGACAATGGTGTTTCTGTGAATTTATATGGTGGAAATATTTTGGATACTAAACTGGTAGATGGTTCTAAATTAAAATTAGAGCAAGTATCCAACTATCCTTGGGATGGTAATGTAAAGTTGACCGTTAACGAATGTAAAAAAGGAGCATTCGAAATGTTGTTACGTATTCCAAATTGGGCCAAAGGAAGTAAAGTAATGGTAAATGGTGCTGATGCAGGTGTTGAAGTTGTAGCAGGTGAATTTGCTAAAATTGACAGAAAATGGAAAAAAGGTGACGTAGTTACTCTTGAAATGCCAATGGAAGTTACGTACATGGAAGGTAACGGACGTATCGAAGAAGTTCGTAACCAAGTAGCTGTAAAAAGAGGTCCAGTTGTTTACTGTGCTGAATCTACAGATTTACCAAAAGGAACAAGTATCTTGGATGTTTATCTTTCTGGAGACAATAAATTTGACGTAAAATACCGTCCGGAATTATTAGGCGGAGTTACTTCTATCACCGCAGACATGATGATTCGTAAAGACAAAGAATCAAATGATATGTATCACGCAGTTTCAAAACCAGTTTTAGAAAGCACTAAAGTTTCTTTAGTACCGTATTACACTTGGTCAAACAGAGGTGATTCTGAAATGTCAGTTTTCTTACCAATTATCTGGAAATAA